From the Leptolyngbya sp. O-77 genome, one window contains:
- the ribD gene encoding bifunctional diaminohydroxyphosphoribosylaminopyrimidine deaminase/5-amino-6-(5-phosphoribosylamino)uracil reductase RibD yields MRRCLELAQRARGKTAPNPMVGAVVVKDGQIVGEGFHPQAGQPHAEVFALREAGDRAAGATVYVNLEPCSHFGRTPPCADALIAAGVARVVVGMVDPNPQVAGRGLEKLRAAGIAVTVGVEEAACQALNEPFIYRVTHQTPLGILKYAMTLDGKIATTTGHSAWVTSPASRQVVHELRAGCDAVVIGGNTVRRDNPLLTSHGQGHNPLRVVMSRRLDLPADAKLWQTAETPTVVFTETGANPDVRQHLQKLGVEVVEQPDLTPAAVMADLYHRGAMAVLWECGGTLAAKAIADGSIQKVLAFIAPKIIGGAAAPSPVGDLGLTLMTEAIALERVQWRTIGQDLLIEGYLPR; encoded by the coding sequence ATGCGCCGCTGTTTGGAGCTAGCCCAGCGGGCCCGTGGCAAAACCGCCCCAAACCCGATGGTGGGTGCGGTGGTGGTCAAAGACGGGCAAATCGTGGGCGAAGGCTTTCATCCGCAGGCAGGGCAGCCCCACGCCGAAGTATTCGCGCTGCGAGAAGCGGGCGATCGCGCTGCGGGGGCGACGGTTTACGTCAACCTGGAGCCGTGTAGCCACTTTGGCCGCACGCCGCCCTGTGCCGATGCGCTGATTGCGGCGGGCGTGGCGCGGGTGGTGGTGGGCATGGTCGATCCCAATCCCCAGGTGGCAGGGCGCGGGCTGGAAAAACTGCGGGCGGCGGGCATTGCCGTCACGGTGGGCGTGGAGGAAGCTGCTTGCCAAGCACTCAACGAACCGTTTATCTATCGCGTCACGCACCAAACACCGCTGGGCATTTTGAAATATGCCATGACGCTGGACGGCAAAATTGCCACGACGACGGGCCATAGCGCCTGGGTTACATCGCCCGCCTCGCGCCAGGTAGTGCATGAGCTACGGGCTGGGTGCGATGCAGTGGTCATAGGCGGCAATACGGTGCGGCGTGATAATCCGCTGCTGACCAGCCACGGGCAGGGCCACAATCCCCTGCGCGTGGTCATGAGTCGTCGGCTAGATCTGCCCGCTGACGCGAAGCTCTGGCAGACCGCCGAAACGCCCACCGTCGTTTTCACGGAAACGGGCGCAAATCCCGACGTTCGGCAGCACTTGCAAAAACTTGGCGTGGAGGTAGTGGAGCAACCGGATTTAACGCCCGCAGCGGTTATGGCGGATTTGTATCATCGGGGCGCAATGGCTGTGCTGTGGGAATGCGGCGGCACACTGGCGGCAAAGGCGATCGCCGATGGGTCTATCCAAAAAGTCCTCGCCTTTATCGCACCCAAAATCATCGGCGGCGCAGCGGCTCCGTCTCCCGTCGGCGATCTGGGTTTGACCCTGATGACCGAGGCGATCGCCCTTGAGCGCGTCCAGTGGCGGACGATTGGGCAAGACCTGCTGATCGAGGGCTACTTGCCGCGTTGA
- a CDS encoding secondary thiamine-phosphate synthase enzyme YjbQ: MQHQQILRISTQGKTLQKVTAQVAQIVAESGIRTGLCNLFLRHTSASLIIQENADPDVLRDLETFLSKLVPEGYQYIHSAEGPDDMPAHIRTVLTHTSEQIPVGNGRLLLGTWQGIYIWEHRRHSHTRELVVHVWGE; encoded by the coding sequence ATGCAGCACCAGCAAATTCTCCGCATCTCCACCCAAGGCAAAACGCTGCAAAAAGTCACGGCTCAGGTGGCGCAGATCGTCGCCGAGTCGGGCATTCGCACCGGACTGTGCAATCTGTTCCTGCGCCACACTTCTGCCAGCCTAATCATTCAGGAAAATGCTGATCCCGACGTGTTGCGGGATCTAGAAACCTTTCTGTCAAAACTGGTTCCTGAAGGCTATCAATACATTCACAGCGCCGAAGGGCCGGACGACATGCCCGCCCACATCCGCACCGTGCTAACCCATACCTCCGAGCAAATCCCGGTCGGCAATGGTCGCTTACTGTTGGGAACCTGGCAGGGCATCTACATCTGGGAACACCGCCGCCACAGTCATACGCGGGAGTTGGTGGTGCATGTTTGGGGAGAGTGA
- the cofG gene encoding 7,8-didemethyl-8-hydroxy-5-deazariboflavin synthase subunit CofG has protein sequence MNADTAAQWVMSTVLQTLCGSTSSPASVQMRRVTYSPSYTLVPTYECFNRCTYCNFRAEPGTDRWLSLEQAESRLRSLPGGSVIEALILSGEVHPQSRRRAAWFQRIYDLCELALRLGFLPHTNAGPLSYEELAQLKQVNASMGLMLEQVTPALMQTVHRHAPSKQPEVRLQQLAWAGELRIPFTTGLLLGIGETADDWAGTLEAIAQLHRRYGHIQEVILQPHSPGSSQAEIGEPFSLERLTEVVAIARQILPADIAIQIPPNLVSLQTLLDCLAAGATDLGGISPIDEVNPDYAHPNAQKLAAQIQPAGWQLVPRLPVYPQYDGWLCAAVRERVQGFREWISEINQFEPESDERDADCQRGK, from the coding sequence ATGAACGCTGACACTGCCGCACAATGGGTCATGTCCACAGTATTGCAAACTTTATGCGGATCAACCTCATCGCCAGCGTCCGTCCAAATGCGCCGCGTTACCTACAGCCCGTCCTACACGCTCGTTCCGACCTACGAATGCTTTAATCGCTGCACCTATTGCAACTTTCGCGCCGAACCTGGAACGGATCGGTGGCTGTCGCTGGAACAGGCAGAATCCAGGCTGCGATCGCTCCCCGGTGGCTCCGTGATCGAAGCGCTGATTCTCAGCGGCGAAGTGCATCCCCAGAGCCGTCGCCGCGCCGCCTGGTTTCAGCGGATCTATGACCTGTGCGAACTGGCGCTGCGGCTGGGCTTTTTGCCACACACCAACGCGGGCCCGCTGAGCTATGAGGAGTTGGCGCAGTTGAAACAGGTAAACGCCTCGATGGGGCTGATGCTGGAGCAAGTCACGCCCGCCCTGATGCAGACGGTGCATCGCCACGCGCCCAGTAAACAGCCGGAGGTGCGACTGCAACAGCTTGCGTGGGCCGGGGAACTGCGAATTCCGTTTACCACCGGGCTGCTGCTGGGCATTGGCGAAACGGCGGACGACTGGGCAGGGACGCTAGAAGCGATCGCCCAACTCCACCGCCGCTATGGCCACATCCAGGAAGTGATCTTGCAGCCCCACAGCCCCGGCTCCTCGCAGGCGGAAATTGGCGAACCCTTTTCGCTAGAGCGGCTGACAGAGGTGGTGGCGATCGCCCGCCAGATTCTTCCCGCCGATATCGCGATCCAAATTCCCCCCAACCTGGTATCGCTCCAAACCCTGCTGGACTGCCTCGCCGCCGGAGCCACCGATCTCGGCGGCATCAGCCCCATTGATGAAGTGAATCCTGACTACGCCCATCCAAACGCCCAGAAATTAGCAGCGCAGATTCAGCCTGCTGGCTGGCAACTCGTACCCCGCTTGCCCGTGTATCCGCAATACGACGGCTGGCTGTGTGCAGCGGTTCGAGAACGGGTGCAGGGGTTCAGGGAGTGGATTTCAGAAATCAATCAGTTCGAGCCGGAATCCGACGAACGTGATGCTGACTGTCAACGCGGCAAGTAG
- a CDS encoding homogentisate phytyltransferase: protein MFHQMLHLLYLYTLNEFLMDDRSPKSASTASTALYAFWKFSRPHTIIGTTLSVAGIFAIARSQVAQPFSVSWEAVAIREAILMGIALFACLCGNVYIVGLNQLEDVDIDRINKPHLPLASGEFSRQQGWAIVATCGLLALMLAAGGGPWLLATVGLSLLIGTAYSLPPIRLKRFPVWASLCIFTVRGAIVNLGLFLHFSNVLGLPSDIPAEVWALTLFILGFTGAIALCKDIPDLEGDRRYHIRTFALSLGKRPVFRIVLGLISACYGGIIVAAPALSRASTGWLVATHGLALAALWWQQRQVNLDDRRAIARFYQFIWKLFFLEYLIFPSACWLIQQ from the coding sequence ATGTTTCACCAGATGTTGCACCTGCTATACCTATACACGCTTAATGAATTTCTAATGGATGATCGTTCGCCCAAGTCAGCTTCTACCGCATCTACTGCGCTCTACGCTTTTTGGAAATTTTCTCGACCCCATACGATTATCGGGACAACGCTCAGCGTGGCAGGAATTTTTGCGATCGCCCGCTCTCAGGTTGCCCAACCGTTCAGTGTCTCGTGGGAAGCCGTGGCGATTCGCGAAGCGATCCTCATGGGAATTGCCCTCTTCGCCTGTCTCTGCGGTAATGTCTACATCGTCGGGCTAAACCAGCTTGAGGATGTGGATATTGACCGAATCAACAAGCCGCACCTGCCGCTGGCATCGGGCGAGTTTTCGCGGCAGCAGGGCTGGGCAATTGTGGCAACTTGTGGGCTGCTGGCGTTGATGCTGGCGGCGGGGGGTGGGCCATGGCTGCTGGCGACGGTCGGACTTAGCCTGCTGATTGGCACAGCCTACTCATTGCCGCCCATCCGTCTGAAGCGGTTTCCCGTGTGGGCCTCGCTGTGTATCTTCACGGTGCGCGGCGCAATTGTAAACCTGGGGCTGTTTCTGCACTTTAGCAATGTGCTGGGGCTGCCCAGCGACATCCCGGCAGAAGTTTGGGCACTGACGCTGTTCATTCTTGGCTTCACGGGGGCGATCGCCCTCTGCAAAGACATTCCCGACCTGGAGGGCGATCGCCGCTACCACATCCGCACTTTTGCCCTCAGCCTGGGCAAGCGCCCCGTGTTTCGCATCGTGCTGGGACTGATCAGCGCTTGCTATGGGGGCATCATTGTGGCTGCACCCGCTCTGTCTCGCGCCTCTACGGGCTGGCTGGTGGCGACGCACGGACTGGCGCTGGCGGCCCTCTGGTGGCAGCAGCGACAGGTCAACTTGGACGACCGCAGGGCGATCGCTCGATTCTATCAGTTCATCTGGAAGCTCTTTTTCTTGGAATACCTGATTTTTCCCTCTGCCTGCTGGCTCATCCAGCAGTAG